DNA sequence from the bacterium genome:
GCCGCCTCGACCCTCGCCGAGCTGCTCGCCGATCCGTCGCCGAGCAAGCCGCTCTGCGCCGTGCCCGCGCCGCCGCCGACGCGCCCGCGGCGACGGAAGAACGGTTGATGCGCCGCGGGGCGCGGGTCATGCTTCGAACTCGCCGCGCGCGGGGCCGCGCGACGGAGAAGAGGGGAAGAGGATGAGGACGCTGGTCGTCACGGGAGGCGCAGGGTTCATCGGCGCCAACTTCGTCCGGCACGCGCTGGGCGAGGACGTCGAACGGATCGTCGTCTTCGACAAGCTGACCTACGCCGGCAGCCTGCTCAACATCGCGGGGCTCGACGAGAAGCGCGTCGTCTTCGTGCGCGGCGACATCGCCGACCGCGCCGCGGTGCGGCGCCTCTTCGACGAGGAGCGCCCCGACGCGCTGGTCAACTTCGCCGCCGAGAGCCACGTGGACCGCTCGATCGACGACCCGACCACGGTCTTCGAAACGAACATCCGCGGCGTCTTCGAGCTGCTCGAGGCGGCGCGCGCCGACCTCAAGCGCGACCCGGCCCGCGCCGCGTCGTTCCGCTTCCTCCAGGTCTCGACCGACGAGGTCTACGGCTCGCTCGGGCCGACCGGCCTCTTCGCCGAGGAGACGCCGTACGCGCCGTCGAGCCCCTACTCCTCGGCCAAGGCCGCGGCGGACCACCTCGCCCTCGCCTGGCGGCGGACCTACGACCTGCCGGTCGTGCTGACGAACTGCTCCAACAACTACGGGCCGTTCCAGTACCCGGAGAAGCTGATCCCGCTGATGATCCTCAACGCCCTCGAGGGGCGCGACCTGCCGATCTACGGCGACGGCGGGAACGTCCGCGACTGGCTCTACGTCGAGGACCACTGCGCCGGCATCTGGCTCGCGCTGACGCGCGGCGAGCTCGGCGGGAAGTACAACATCGGCGGGCGGAACGAGAAGACGAACCTCGAGATCGTGGACGGCATCTGCGCGCTGCTCGAGGCGCGCGTCCCGGCGCGGACGAACCCGGCGCTCGCGGCGCGCGGCAAGGGCGCCTACGCCGAGCTGAAGAAGTTCGTCGCCGACCGCCCGGGGCACGACCGCCGCTACGCGATCGACGCCTCGAAGATCCGCGCCGAGCTCGGCTGGGCGCCGCGCCACGACTTCGCCTCCGGCCTCGCGGCGACGGTGGACTGGTACCTCGCCCGCCGCGACTGGTGCGAGGCGGTGCAGAAGGACACCTACGACCGCCGCCGACTCGGCCTCGGCGGCTGACGCGCGAAGGGGGAAGGCGATGAAGGGGATCATCCTCGCCGGCGGCTCGGGAACGCGGCTCCACCCGCTGACCCGCTGCGTCTCGAAGCAGCTGATGCCGGTCTACGACAAGCCGATGGTCTACTACCCGCTGGCGACGCTGATGCTCGCCGGCGTGCGGGAGATCCTGCTGATCAGCACGCCGGCCGACCTGCCGAGCTACCAGCGGCTGTTCGGCGACGGGCGGCAGTTCGGCCTCTCGATCGCCTACCGCGAGCAGCCGCATCCCGGCGGCCTCGCCCAGGCGTTCACGCTCGGGCGGGAGTTCGTCGGCGGCGACCGCGCCGCGCTCGCGCTCGGCGACAACCTCTTCTACGGCCACGGGCTGCCGGAGTACCTGCGGCGGGCGGCGGCGCGCGAGACCGGCGCGACCGTCTTCGCCTACCGCGTGCGCGACCCGCAGCGCTACGGCGTCGTCGAGTTCGGCCCCGACGGCAAGGCGCTCTCGATCGAGGAGAAGCCGGCGAAGCCGCGCTCCAACTTCGCGGTCGTCGGCCTCTACTTCTACGACAACCGCGTGCTCGACGTCGCCGCGAACCTCACGCCGTCGGCGCGCGGCGAGCTCGAGATCACCGACGTCAACCGCGCCTACCTCGAGATGGGGGAGCTGCACGTCGAGACGCTCGGCCGCGGCATCGCCTGGCTCGACACCGGCACGCCGCAGTCGCTGATGCAGGCCGCGAACTTCATCCAGGCGATCGAGGAACGGCAGGGGCTGAAGGTCTCCTGCCCGGAGGAGATCGCCTACAAGCTCGGCTACATCGACCGCGCCGCGCTCGTCGCCGCGGGGGAGTCGATGCGCAACAACGACTACGGCCAGTACCTGCTGCGCCTCGCCGAGGAGGGGTGAGTTGAAGTTCCTCGAGACCGCCCTTCCCGGCGTCGTCGTCGTCGAGCCGGACGTCTACCGCGACGCGCGCGGCTTCTTCGTCGAGAGCTACCAGCGCGAGAAGTACGAGGCCGGCGGGATCGCCGTCCCGTTCGTGCAGGACAACCTCTCCTCGTCGGCGCGCGGCGTGCTCCGCGGGCTGCACCTGCAGACGCGCCGCCCGCAGGCCAAGCTGGTCCGCGTCGCGCTCGGCGAGGCGCTCGACGTCGTCGTGGACGTCGATCCGCGCTCGGCGACGTTCAAGCGGCACGTCGCCGTGCGGCTCGACGCGGAAAGCCAGCGGCAGGTCTTCGTCCCGGCCGGCTACGCCCACGGCATCGCGATCCTCGGCGAGCGGACGCTGGTCGAGTACAAGGTGAGCGACTTCTACGACCCGGGCGGCGAGCTGTCGATCCGCTGGAACGACCCCGAGCTCGCGGTCCCGTGGCCGCTCGAGGCGCCGATCCTCTCGGCGAAGGACGCGGCCGGCCTGCCGCTCGCCGAAGCGCTGGCGAAGCTCGGCAAGTAGGCGCGTCCCGCGCGCCGCGGGCGGGGGACGGAGAACGCGTTAGACTGAGGCCTTTCCGGGGGCGCCGGCGCTTCCGCCCCGTCGTCCACCGCCATCCGAAGGGGTTGCCCCGTGTCCAGCGTTACCCGCATCGAGGTCGGAACCCGCGCCGGTTTCGTCGACAGCCGCGGCGTGTCGGTCGCCCGGCGGATCCGCGAGCATCTCGGCCTGACGGTCGAGTCGGTCCGGACCCGCGACGTCTACCTGGTCGAGCCCGCGCTCGCCGACGACGAGGCCCGCCGCGTGGCCGACGAGTTCGCCGGCCCGATCGTGCGCGTCGGCGCCGTCGGCCGGCTCGACGACGGCCCGTTCGACGTCGCCGTCTCCGTCGGCTTCAAGCCCGGCGTGACCGACCCGGTCGGCAAGAGCGCCAAGGTGGCGATCGAGGACCTTCTCGGCCGCAAGCTCGGCGAGAAGGGGAAGGTCTACACCGCGCGGGTCTACCTGCTGCGCGGCGTGGACCGCCTCGCCGCGGCGCGGATCGCGACCGAGCTCCTCGCCAACGAGGTGATCGAGCGGGTGAAGGTCGAGACGCGCGACGAGTGGCTCGCCTCCGGCCCCGACCTCTCCGTGCCGCGCGTCGTCGAGACGGCGCCGCGCCCGGCGCTGACGATCGGCCTCGAGGTCTCGGACGACGAGCTGCGCGCGATCTCCCGCGCGCGCCTCCTCTCCCTCTCGCTGGAGGAGATGAGGGCGATCCGCGACTTCTACCGCGGCGCGAAGGACGATCCGCGGCGCAAGGCGGCGGGCCTCGGCGGCGCGCCGACCGACGTCGAGCTCGAGGCGCTCGCCCAGACCTGGAGCGAGCACTGCAAGCACAAGATCATGAACGCGCGGATCACACACGCCGAGGCGGGGCGTCCGCCGCAGGTGATCGACTCGCTGTTCAAGACCTACATCCGCGGCGCGACGCGCGTGATCGACGAGCGGCTGAAGGCCGAGAAGGGGCGCAGCTGGCTCGTCTCCGTCTTCCACGACAACGCCGGCGTCGTCGCCGCGACCGAGCGCCACCACCTCGTCTACAAGGTCGAGACGCACAACAGCCCGTCGGCCTTGGATCCGTACGGCGGGGCGATCACCGGCATCGTCGGCGTGAACCGCGATCCGTTCGGCACCGGCCTCGGCGCCGAGCTGCTCTCCAACGTCTGGGGCTACTGCTTCGGCCCGCCGGACTACGCCGGCGCGCTCCCCGCGGGGCTGCTCCATCCGCGCCGCGTCCGCGACGGCGTCCACGCCGGCGTGATCGACGGCGGCAACCAGTCGGGCGTGCCGTACGCGCGCGGCTGGGAGTACTTCGACGAGCGGTACCTCGGCAAGCCGCTGGTCTACTGCGGCACGGTCGGCCGGATGCCGGTCGAGACGACGGGGCGTCCCTCGCACGTCAAGAAGGCGGCCGCCGGCGACCGGATCGTGATGGTCGGCGGACGCATCGGGAAGGACGGGATCCACGGCGCCACCTTCTCCTCGGCCGAACTGACCGAGGAGAGCCCGGTGCAGGCGGTGCAGATCGGCGACCCGGTCACGCAGAAGATGATGTTCGACTTCCTGCTCGAGGC
Encoded proteins:
- the rfbB gene encoding dTDP-glucose 4,6-dehydratase codes for the protein MRTLVVTGGAGFIGANFVRHALGEDVERIVVFDKLTYAGSLLNIAGLDEKRVVFVRGDIADRAAVRRLFDEERPDALVNFAAESHVDRSIDDPTTVFETNIRGVFELLEAARADLKRDPARAASFRFLQVSTDEVYGSLGPTGLFAEETPYAPSSPYSSAKAAADHLALAWRRTYDLPVVLTNCSNNYGPFQYPEKLIPLMILNALEGRDLPIYGDGGNVRDWLYVEDHCAGIWLALTRGELGGKYNIGGRNEKTNLEIVDGICALLEARVPARTNPALAARGKGAYAELKKFVADRPGHDRRYAIDASKIRAELGWAPRHDFASGLAATVDWYLARRDWCEAVQKDTYDRRRLGLGG
- the rfbA gene encoding glucose-1-phosphate thymidylyltransferase RfbA gives rise to the protein MKGIILAGGSGTRLHPLTRCVSKQLMPVYDKPMVYYPLATLMLAGVREILLISTPADLPSYQRLFGDGRQFGLSIAYREQPHPGGLAQAFTLGREFVGGDRAALALGDNLFYGHGLPEYLRRAAARETGATVFAYRVRDPQRYGVVEFGPDGKALSIEEKPAKPRSNFAVVGLYFYDNRVLDVAANLTPSARGELEITDVNRAYLEMGELHVETLGRGIAWLDTGTPQSLMQAANFIQAIEERQGLKVSCPEEIAYKLGYIDRAALVAAGESMRNNDYGQYLLRLAEEG
- the rfbC gene encoding dTDP-4-dehydrorhamnose 3,5-epimerase; protein product: MKFLETALPGVVVVEPDVYRDARGFFVESYQREKYEAGGIAVPFVQDNLSSSARGVLRGLHLQTRRPQAKLVRVALGEALDVVVDVDPRSATFKRHVAVRLDAESQRQVFVPAGYAHGIAILGERTLVEYKVSDFYDPGGELSIRWNDPELAVPWPLEAPILSAKDAAGLPLAEALAKLGK